A genome region from Thermomonospora amylolytica includes the following:
- the dapA gene encoding 4-hydroxy-tetrahydrodipicolinate synthase — translation MAPSTTSDAPFGRMLTAMVTPFAPDGSVDYDGAARLAAHLVDEQRNDGLVVSGTTGESPTTSDEEKDRLLRAVIEAVGDRATVVAGVGTNDTAHTLELARAAERAGAHGLLVVTPYYNKPPQEGLLAHFRAVADATGLPNMLYDIPGRTGTPIHSETLLRLAEHPRITAVKDAKGDLFAASKVMAATDLAFYSGDDNLNLPWLSVGAAGFVSVVGHVVGADLHEMIEAYRAGDVGRALAIHRRLLPMVTAIMTRTQGAIAVKAALDLLGRPGGTVRPPLVPASPEFIAGLREDLGQGGVKVPEVHS, via the coding sequence ATGGCACCCAGCACTACTAGTGACGCCCCGTTCGGGCGGATGTTGACCGCGATGGTCACGCCGTTCGCCCCCGACGGCTCCGTGGACTACGACGGCGCCGCGCGGCTGGCCGCCCACCTGGTCGACGAGCAGCGCAACGACGGCCTGGTCGTCAGCGGCACCACCGGCGAGTCCCCGACCACCAGCGACGAGGAGAAGGACCGCCTGCTGCGGGCGGTGATCGAGGCGGTCGGCGACCGCGCGACGGTGGTGGCCGGGGTGGGCACCAACGACACCGCCCACACGCTGGAGCTGGCCCGGGCTGCGGAGCGGGCGGGTGCGCACGGCCTGCTGGTCGTCACCCCGTACTACAACAAGCCGCCGCAGGAGGGCCTGCTGGCGCACTTCCGGGCGGTGGCCGACGCCACCGGGCTGCCCAACATGCTGTACGACATCCCGGGCCGCACCGGCACGCCGATCCACTCCGAGACGCTGCTGAGGCTGGCCGAGCACCCGCGGATCACCGCGGTCAAGGACGCCAAGGGCGACCTGTTCGCCGCCTCGAAGGTGATGGCGGCCACCGACCTGGCGTTCTACTCCGGCGACGACAACCTCAACCTGCCGTGGCTGTCGGTGGGCGCCGCCGGGTTCGTCAGCGTCGTCGGCCATGTCGTCGGGGCCGACCTGCATGAGATGATCGAGGCGTACCGGGCCGGCGACGTCGGCCGGGCGCTGGCGATCCACCGCCGGCTGCTGCCGATGGTCACCGCGATCATGACCCGCACGCAGGGCGCCATCGCCGTCAAGGCGGCGCTGGACCTGCTGGGCCGCCCCGGCGGCACGGTGCGCCCGCCGCTGGTTCCGGCCTCGCCCGAATTCATCGCGGGCCTGCGGGAAGACCTCGGACAAGGTGGAGTCAAGGTGCCGGAGGTGCATTCGTGA